One Verrucomicrobiia bacterium genomic window carries:
- the moaA gene encoding GTP 3',8-cyclase MoaA, whose product MRDLRVSITDRCNFRCLYCLPETEESAQFYQSRFRPPAETPTPTPIRYTWKPRSELLSFEEIERVVRIAVGLGIDKIRITGGEPLLRRHVDVLIARLALIPGIRDLALTTNGFLFSSLGGALQAAGLRRVSFSLDSLDRDNFRRMTGRDGLGEVLAGIRRARELGLDPVKVNAVVIRGLNDGEIGALAAFGRREGLGMRFIEFMPLDSSRAWQRDLVVPGREILQRIRATFDLVPLNGSANPSETARRWAYADGAGEVGIIAPVTEPFCGHCNRLRLTADGRIRTCLFSLGEHDLRAPLRDGTSDADLAARLMAMVREKEPGHRIGQPDFVQPARTMSCIGG is encoded by the coding sequence ATGCGCGACCTCCGGGTCAGCATCACCGACCGCTGCAATTTCCGCTGCCTGTACTGCCTCCCGGAAACTGAGGAGTCCGCCCAGTTCTATCAGTCGCGCTTCAGGCCTCCTGCGGAAACCCCAACCCCGACCCCGATCCGCTACACCTGGAAACCCCGCTCGGAACTCCTCTCCTTCGAGGAGATCGAACGAGTGGTCCGCATCGCCGTGGGTCTCGGGATAGACAAAATCCGGATCACCGGCGGGGAACCCCTGCTGCGGCGTCATGTGGACGTTTTGATCGCGCGCCTCGCGCTCATTCCGGGGATTCGGGACCTGGCGCTGACCACCAACGGATTTCTGTTCTCCAGCCTTGGCGGCGCACTTCAGGCCGCGGGACTTCGCCGGGTCAGCTTCAGTCTGGATTCCCTCGATCGCGACAACTTCAGGCGGATGACGGGCCGCGACGGGCTGGGCGAGGTGCTGGCCGGAATCCGGAGGGCTCGGGAGCTCGGGCTCGATCCGGTCAAGGTCAATGCCGTGGTGATCCGCGGCCTGAATGATGGGGAGATTGGGGCGCTGGCGGCGTTCGGACGCCGGGAAGGTCTGGGGATGCGGTTCATCGAATTCATGCCCCTGGACTCGAGCCGGGCATGGCAGCGCGACCTGGTGGTGCCGGGTCGTGAAATCCTTCAACGCATCCGGGCAACGTTCGATCTGGTGCCCTTGAACGGGAGCGCCAATCCCTCCGAAACGGCCCGCCGCTGGGCCTATGCCGACGGTGCCGGGGAGGTCGGCATCATCGCACCGGTCACGGAGCCGTTTTGCGGCCACTGCAACCGCCTGCGTCTCACCGCCGACGGGCGGATCCGCACGTGCCTCTTCAGCCTCGGGGAGCATGATCTGCGCGCCCCCCTGCGGGACGGCACGTCCGATGCAGACCTGGCGGCAAGGCTCATGGCGATGGTGCGGGAAAAGGAGCCGGGACATCGCATTGGCCAGCCGGATTTCGTCCAGCCCGCGCGCACCATGAGCTGCATCGGCGGTTGA